One window of the Desmospora activa DSM 45169 genome contains the following:
- the folP gene encoding dihydropteroate synthase: MTLHTTEIGHKPLQVGPYSLPLHERTLVMGILNVTPDSFSDGGRYDRIEQALAHAREMVAAGADIIDVGGESTRPQATLVSQEEELSRVIPIIEALAPTIDRPLSIDTYKAEVAWQAIQAGAHMINDVWGFKKDPDMAQVAAELDVPVILMHNREHPVYTDLIADIRRDLLESVAIAQAAGVKAERIILDPGIGFAKSYEENLQVMAQLESIVDLGYPVLLGTSRKSMVGIALDLPVDERVEGTGATVTLGIAKGCGIVRVHDVRAMVRVARMTDAMVRARV, translated from the coding sequence ATGACACTGCACACAACTGAAATTGGCCACAAGCCGCTACAGGTGGGGCCGTATTCGTTACCACTACATGAGCGTACGCTGGTGATGGGGATTTTAAATGTCACTCCTGATTCCTTTTCCGATGGCGGCCGCTATGACCGGATCGAGCAGGCGCTGGCCCATGCCCGGGAAATGGTGGCTGCGGGGGCGGATATCATTGATGTGGGTGGTGAATCCACCCGTCCACAAGCGACACTAGTCTCCCAGGAGGAGGAGTTGTCGCGGGTGATTCCCATCATCGAGGCGCTGGCACCAACGATCGATCGCCCGCTCTCGATTGATACCTATAAGGCGGAAGTGGCCTGGCAGGCGATTCAGGCGGGGGCGCACATGATCAATGATGTGTGGGGCTTTAAAAAAGATCCCGATATGGCACAAGTGGCGGCGGAGCTAGATGTGCCAGTGATTTTGATGCACAATCGGGAACATCCCGTCTACACCGACCTGATCGCCGACATTCGACGCGATCTGCTGGAGAGTGTAGCCATCGCCCAGGCCGCTGGTGTAAAAGCGGAGCGCATCATTTTGGACCCCGGCATTGGATTTGCCAAAAGTTATGAAGAAAATTTGCAAGTGATGGCGCAGCTGGAGTCAATCGTTGACCTCGGCTATCCGGTGTTGTTAGGTACCAGTCGCAAATCGATGGTGGGGATCGCTCTCGACCTGCCTGTGGACGAGCGAGTGGAGGGGACGGGAGCGACGGTTACCTTGGGCATCGCCAAGGGTTGTGGCATTGTCCGTGTCCACGATGTTCGCGCCATGGTACGGGTGGCCCGGATGACCGATGCCATGGTGCGGGCACGGGTTTAA
- a CDS encoding type III pantothenate kinase, translated as MLLVMDVGNTHIVLGLYQGEKMIDHWRIHTNRHFTEDEYGMTLKNLFQHVGVKLEEVNGVAICSVVPPLTRVLKMLVQKYFRITPLIVGPGVKTGLNIKYESPREVGADRIANAVAAINRYGTPVIVVDFGTATTFCFIDERGHYIGGAITPGIHVSTEALYQRASQLTRVEIINPGSVVGRNTVKAVQAGVFYGYVGVVDGIVSRMKRELSQPPTVVATGGLAELISGETSTIDQLDPLLTLAGLKLIYERNQ; from the coding sequence ATGCTATTGGTGATGGATGTCGGTAATACCCATATCGTGCTGGGGTTGTATCAAGGAGAGAAAATGATCGACCACTGGCGTATCCACACAAACCGCCATTTTACGGAAGATGAATATGGGATGACGTTAAAAAATTTGTTCCAGCATGTAGGGGTGAAGTTGGAAGAGGTAAACGGGGTAGCGATATGCTCCGTTGTGCCTCCTTTGACACGGGTGCTAAAAATGCTGGTGCAGAAATATTTCCGAATCACACCCCTGATCGTTGGGCCAGGGGTGAAAACGGGGCTCAATATCAAATACGAATCACCGCGCGAAGTGGGAGCGGATCGAATCGCCAACGCCGTGGCCGCCATCAATCGATATGGAACACCGGTGATTGTGGTTGATTTCGGAACTGCAACCACCTTCTGTTTTATCGATGAACGGGGTCACTATATTGGAGGAGCGATCACCCCAGGGATTCATGTGTCAACGGAAGCTTTGTACCAACGCGCCTCCCAATTGACGCGGGTGGAGATCATCAACCCTGGGAGCGTAGTTGGCCGTAACACCGTGAAAGCGGTGCAGGCCGGTGTCTTCTACGGATATGTCGGCGTCGTTGACGGCATTGTCTCCCGCATGAAACGGGAGCTCTCACAACCGCCGACAGTGGTGGCGACAGGGGGATTGGCGGAGCTGATCAGTGGGGAAACAAGCACGATTGATCAATTAGATCCCTTGTTAACCTTGGCCGGTCTCAAATTGATCTATGAGCGGAATCAATGA
- the cysK gene encoding cysteine synthase A yields MRVADNILQLIGQTPVVKLNRIVGKSDADVYLKLEFFNPGSSVKDRIALSMIEDAEEKGILKPGSTIVEPTSGNTGIGLAMVAAAKGYRALLVMPDTMSLERRNLLRAYGAELVLTPGAEGMKGAIAKAEEIAKENPDYFMPQQFKNEANVKIHRETTGPELLEQLDGQIDALISGIGTGGTITGAGRVLKDHNPDTRIVAVEPSASPVLSGGKPGPHKIQGIGAGFAPAILDTEIYDEIITVDNEEAFEWSRRLAKEEGILGGISSGAAVSAAIQVARRLGAGKRVVAVIPSNGERYLTTALFNFEE; encoded by the coding sequence ATGCGTGTGGCTGATAATATTTTGCAACTGATCGGGCAAACCCCAGTTGTAAAGCTGAACCGGATTGTGGGCAAGAGTGATGCGGATGTCTATTTAAAATTGGAGTTTTTTAATCCCGGTAGCAGTGTAAAAGACCGGATTGCGCTCAGCATGATTGAAGATGCGGAAGAAAAGGGAATCTTAAAGCCTGGTTCGACGATTGTGGAGCCGACCAGTGGTAACACCGGAATCGGACTTGCTATGGTGGCTGCAGCCAAGGGTTACCGCGCCTTGTTGGTGATGCCGGACACAATGAGCCTGGAGAGGCGCAACCTGTTACGCGCTTATGGGGCAGAGCTGGTTCTCACTCCCGGTGCGGAAGGGATGAAAGGGGCGATCGCCAAAGCGGAAGAGATCGCCAAGGAAAACCCCGATTACTTTATGCCGCAACAATTTAAGAACGAAGCCAACGTCAAAATTCACCGTGAGACCACCGGGCCGGAGTTGCTGGAACAGTTGGACGGCCAGATCGATGCCCTTATCTCCGGGATCGGCACAGGTGGAACCATCACTGGTGCAGGCCGGGTGCTGAAGGATCACAACCCGGATACTCGTATTGTTGCGGTTGAACCTTCCGCCTCCCCGGTACTTTCTGGTGGGAAACCCGGCCCCCACAAAATCCAGGGAATCGGTGCCGGTTTTGCTCCTGCTATTTTGGATACGGAAATTTATGATGAAATTATCACCGTCGACAACGAGGAAGCTTTTGAATGGTCTCGCCGTTTAGCCAAAGAAGAGGGTATTCTTGGCGGGATATCCTCCGGTGCCGCTGTATCCGCCGCGATTCAAGTGGCTCGCCGTCTAGGAGCGGGTAAACGCGTCGTTGCAGTCATCCCCAGCAACGGTGAGCGTTATCTCACCACTGCCCTGTTTAACTTTGAAGAGTAA
- the hslO gene encoding Hsp33 family molecular chaperone HslO translates to MTKSHDYAVRVTAMNGQVRGFAAVTTQLVGEMQRRHHTWPVVSAALGRTATFGAMMGMMLKNDSDRLTIQVQGDGPIGQVVVDADSHGHVRGYVSNPAVDLPLNAKGKLDVAKAVGAGTLNVVKDLGLKEPYRGSVRLISGELGEDFTYYLTSSEQIPSAVGVGVLVERDASILVSGGFIIQLMPETEEAIISRLEEQIAHMPPVTKLLEKGASPEDLLSRILGDDMTVNARLPLSFQCECSKERIYNTLISLGPDEITNIIHEQGKAEVICHFCNETYHISKEELETLLEEAKG, encoded by the coding sequence ATGACAAAATCGCATGATTACGCCGTCAGGGTGACGGCGATGAACGGACAGGTGCGTGGATTCGCTGCAGTCACAACGCAACTGGTAGGGGAGATGCAGCGGAGGCATCACACATGGCCGGTAGTAAGTGCGGCTCTGGGTCGTACGGCGACGTTTGGGGCGATGATGGGCATGATGCTAAAAAATGATTCCGATCGGCTGACGATCCAAGTGCAAGGGGACGGTCCAATTGGCCAGGTGGTGGTGGATGCCGATTCCCATGGTCATGTGCGGGGATATGTCTCCAATCCCGCCGTCGATCTGCCGCTCAATGCCAAGGGGAAGCTGGATGTAGCAAAAGCCGTCGGCGCTGGTACTCTCAACGTGGTAAAGGACTTAGGCTTAAAAGAACCCTACCGTGGTAGTGTCCGTCTTATCTCCGGAGAGTTGGGGGAGGATTTTACCTACTACCTGACATCATCAGAACAAATCCCGTCTGCAGTGGGAGTGGGTGTGTTGGTGGAGCGGGATGCGTCCATTCTGGTTTCCGGCGGATTTATCATCCAGTTGATGCCTGAAACCGAGGAGGCTATTATTAGCCGGCTGGAGGAGCAAATCGCCCATATGCCACCAGTGACCAAGTTGTTGGAGAAGGGGGCGTCTCCTGAAGATTTATTGTCCCGCATCTTGGGAGACGATATGACCGTCAATGCGCGTCTACCCCTCTCCTTTCAGTGTGAATGCTCCAAAGAGCGGATTTACAACACCTTGATCAGCTTGGGACCGGATGAAATCACCAATATTATCCACGAACAAGGGAAGGCGGAAGTGATCTGCCATTTTTGTAACGAGACTTACCATATTTCCAAAGAAGAGCTGGAAACATTGTTGGAAGAAGCGAAGGGATAA
- a CDS encoding anthranilate synthase component II → MILVIDNYDSFTYNLVQYLGELGETVEVFRNDRITLEEIAQRQPEALLISPGPGNPDEAGISLAVVQRFAGSIPILGVCLGHQTIAQAFGGRIVRAPRLMHGKTSPVHHDSRTLFRGLPSPLTVNRYHSLIVDRNHFPDCLEISAETDEGEIMALRHRQLPLEGVQFHPESILTEEGKPMLARFLESYRPHAPIVSTSI, encoded by the coding sequence ATGATATTGGTAATCGATAACTATGATAGTTTTACCTATAACCTGGTACAGTATTTAGGCGAACTGGGGGAAACGGTAGAAGTGTTTCGCAACGACCGCATCACCCTAGAGGAGATTGCGCAGAGACAGCCCGAAGCACTTCTGATTTCCCCTGGACCGGGCAATCCTGATGAGGCGGGAATCAGTCTGGCCGTCGTGCAGCGGTTTGCAGGTTCCATTCCCATCCTGGGCGTCTGCTTGGGACACCAGACGATCGCCCAAGCCTTTGGCGGCAGAATTGTGCGAGCACCACGCTTGATGCATGGCAAAACATCCCCGGTACACCATGATTCCCGCACCTTGTTTCGGGGATTGCCCTCCCCGTTGACAGTGAATCGCTATCACTCGCTGATTGTGGATCGCAACCATTTTCCCGATTGCTTGGAAATCAGCGCTGAAACGGACGAGGGAGAGATTATGGCTCTGCGTCACCGCCAGTTGCCGCTGGAAGGGGTGCAGTTTCATCCGGAATCGATCCTGACGGAAGAGGGAAAGCCGATGCTGGCTCGCTTTTTGGAGAGCTATCGTCCCCATGCACCCATCGTTTCAACATCGATCTGA